DNA from Halorarum salinum:
GTGAGGCAGTTCAGCCTCGTTCCGACGCTGACGCCGCGGCCGGCCAGAAGCGGGAGCATCTGCCGGTTCGCCCGCACCCACCGCACGGTTCGTGCCCGGAGCGCGTGGAGGTCGAGCGGGAACCCCTCGTACGAGCGGTCGTCCACGACGACGGCCCGCCAGCCCGCCCGGTCGAACTTCACGGTGAGCACGAAGTCCTCGCAGATCAGGTGCTCGTCGTACCCGCCGGCGTCCCGAACCGCCTCAGTGCGGATCAGCCCGGCCGATCCCCAGTAGGTGTTCCGCCCGTAGACGAGCTTCATGACCGGCGGCGAGATGCGCGTCGACCACTTCACGCCTCGGCCGACGATCCGCGCGAACGGTGTCGTCGCCAGGTCCGGGTGGACCTCCTTGAGCAGTTGGAAGATCCCGACGTCGTCGTTCCCGGCGTGTTCGGCGTGCTCCACGAGCCGGGTCACGTTCCCCGGTGCGAGCATCGTGTCCGCATCCAGCGTGACGAAGTACTCGTACCCGCCCCCGTGGTCCGCGAGCCAGTCGTTGATGATGCCCGACTTCCCGCCCCGCGCCACCCCGCGCGTGTACCGACGCCATCCGTCGAACCTCCGCTCGGTCGCGACCGCCTCCGGAACGTCGCTGTCCGACAGGATCCAGAGGTCAACCGGGTGTTCGACGGCCTCGGCCGTCCTCTCGACGCACAACGGAACGACGTCGTTACGCGTGGTGTAGAGGACGGCGACGCGTGGTCTCTCCCCGCCGATCGGTTCCCGGGGAAGCGTCTCGCCCGGGTACGCGAAGTGGTAGGCGAAGTTCGTCAGGAGGAGCGCGAACGGGAGGAACGCGATCGACGCCAACGCGTAGTAGGCGTAGTCGACGGCCGTCGCGGGAGAAACCAGCAGCCACTCGACGACCACCAGCAGCGTCCAGACGCCGCCGGTCGCGGCGACGTGCGCCGGCGGACGAAGCAGTGGGTTTCGGCTGGTCACTGGCGGATCGTGTCGTACGACGCCCGCTCGACGGATTGGTAGGCGGCGCTTACCGGGGCCCGGGCGGTCCCGCCGGATGAACGGGGGAGTTCGTTGCCGCGTCGACCCTCGCCGGCGCGGTGAGTTCGCCGGATCGTTTCGATCCGCCGGTCGATCGTCCAGGGCCCGGTCCGGGAGCATGGCCGCGCGATGAGCGTCCGGGAACTGAAACGGGGCACCGTTCGGGCGGTCCTCGATGGTGGCCGGGGGGCGCCGTCGCCGGTCGATGCCCCGCCCGGACCGAACCTGCCGCCCGAGCGAGGCACGCGCTGCGACGACGCCGCTGGCGGCCCTCCGACCGCCGATTACGGCCAACGGGGCGGTGATCGCGGTCGTGAGCCACGATCCCCATTTGCTATTGCGACATACGGTTTATATGTTGCCGTTCGGGCACCGCCGAGGTACTGGATTACGGACAGTCGTAGTAAACCGAGCGGACGGAAACCCGCCGAAAGCGGCAATCGAGCGGTCCGACCGACGCCGTCTGGGCGGCGTCCATCGCTCGTCGGTTTGGACGCGAACGGCGAGACGACCCGGCACAACCGGCGGATCCGGGGGTTCGACGCGGCGACGCGCCGTATCGGCGGTGCGTCCGGAGTCGCCGTGAGCGGAACTCCGCCCCCGTCGTTCGGGCCGATTGGGTTCGCGTGCGCACCCGGACGCGACCTCCTCACGACCCCACGGGCCCGGCCGAACGAGGACGGCCACGATGCCGTCGAGTCCGACGTGAGCGGACGAAGGGGAGTTCCTTTCGGCGGGTTCGTCGAACTCCAGCGGCTCCTTCCTGTCCGTCCCGTCCCAGGGAACTGCGGTGTCCGCGCTTTCCGGGCGGACTCCCCGACGAGCGGACGCGTCCTCCCGTCACTGGAGATTCCGGTCTCGGACGCGTAACGGTCGGACCGCGGAAAACGCCCTCCGGAACGGTGGGGTCGTCCGGTCGGGAAGACGACTTTCGGGCGGCAGGCGGTCACGAGGACGGACGGCCGGCGCGTGATCTGCTTCCCACCGTGGGAGGTGGGTTCCCGCCGGTCGCCCTCCTCGACCGCCGTCGGCTCGGCTGACGGGGCTCAGGCCGGGCCGTACAGCGAGTAGACGTGCCGTTCGTACGTCTCGCGGACGTTGTCGCCCCAGTTGTGGGTGTAGGTGTCGACGATGTCGTCGGCGACGTCGCCGCGGAGGTACTTCACGACCCCCCGGTCGCCGGTCCGCTCCCGGAGGTGCGTCGTGAAGAAGTGTCGGAAGTAGTGGGGCGTGACGTTCTCGGCGGCGCCCGCCCCCGGTTCGTACCAGCCCATCTCGGTCGCGTGGCGCCGCACGATCCGCTGGACCTGCTCGGGCGTGAGCCGTTCGCCCCAGCCGCTCGCCGTCCCGACGAACAGGGGTTCGGCGGGGGAGACGGCGTCCGGACGGACGGCGAGCCAGCGGAGCAGCGTCCGTTCGAGCTCGTCGTCGACAGGGACGACGGTCCCCCGCTTTCGCTTGTTCGACGCCGAGCGCGTCTCGCCGTTGTACGACTCGCCGACGGACGGCTCCGCGGCGACGTACAGCGAGTCGGGGCGGCCGTCGAGCTGTGCGCGCGAGCCGACGTCGTACCCCGGGAGCTCCCTCGAGAGCGCCAGGTCACGGAGGTCGAGGTTGCAGAGCTCCCCGACACGCATCCCCGTCTTGAGGAGCGCCACGACGAGTGCCCGCTCCAGCGGGTGGCGGATGCCGGAGACGAACGTGCGCATCCTCGCCACCGGGATCTCCCGGCGCGTCGGGTCCGTGTCGATCCGCTCGTCGAGTTCCTCCATGACGAGCGCCATCGGGTTCGCCTCGAACGCCCCGACCTGGGTCATGTAGGCGTAGAACCGGTGGAGGTAGGCGGCGTAGGTCGCGACCGTCGAGTCGGCCAGGTCGGGGTCCTGCCGGAGGTCGTGGACGAACGCCATGCAGTCCCGGTGGGAGGCTCCGGCCGGGCCGACCTCCCCGCTCGGAGCCGTGCCCGCCGCGAGGAACGACTCGAACCGTTCGAGCAGCCTGCCGTACTCCCGCCGGGTCCGCCGGCTCTTCCCGTGGAGCTCCATGTCCTGGAGGAAGTAGCCGATCGGGTCCTCCGGGTCCGCGGTCTCGGCGCTACTCATCGGTCAGCACGTACCCCCCGTCGCGGCCGCTGTAGATGACGAGTCCTCCCTCCTGAACCTCCCCGAGCGCCTCGTCGAGGCGGTCCTCGACGTCCCCCGCGACGAACTCGAGGAGTTCGTCCCAGTCCATCGCCCCCTCGCGTCGAAGAACCTCGAGGACCCGGTCTTCGAGGCCGCCACCCCTGGGGTCGACGCCCTCGGAAGGGGGTTCCTCGGAGGCGTCCTCGCCGGCGCCCCCCGAACCCTCGAGTCCGAGCTCGTTCCGGCCGGCCTGGACCATCGTGCGGACGAACTCGGCCTGTGACATGCCGACTTCCTCGGCGTCCTCGATCCACGCCTCCTTCTGGTAGCGGGGGAGTTTCACGCGCACCTCGGTCCGTTCCGTGTCGAGTTCGCTCACGATGCATCGCTGGTAGGCCTCCCTTATCAATTCCACCGTTCCGTGTCCTATCATACTAAGACAGAGGTGAGGGGATAAAAATCACCGATCAGTTCCTCTAAAAGCATCCTTATCCAGTATCGGGGCACAATTTCGCGCCTTAATCGAACCGGATTCATTCCCCGATCGAATGTCTTACCTTCTCCACGGTCCGGGTGGGTCTCCCCGATCGCTCGATCGGTTCTCGTCGACTCCGCACGGACGACTCCGCCGGTTCCGTCGGCCTCCCGACCGAACTTGGCACGTACCGCCCCACTCCCAACTGCCCGGCGCGGGAGGGGCAGTTGCCCCGGGCGTCCGATTCCGGCGTCGGCTCTCGCCGCAACGAGCGGGCCTCATCCGTCCCGGAACCGGTCGAGGTCGTCGCCGGGCGTCACCCTCCACCTTCACGCTGGCTCCCACCTGGTCGAAATATGTACTCGGTATCGAGGCAACGTTCGTGGCTCGTGCCGGTCCCATACACCGTATGTCGCAATACGTTGGCATCCTCCCTCGGGGCCGTCCGCAGTCCCCCGGCCCCGAGTTTCCAGGCCTCCGGTCTCCGGTTCGAACTCGACCGGCTGGGGTTCACCGGGATATCTCGGATACGGGGCGACCGCTCCCGGAGAGGGGCGGAGCGACTCCGGCCGTTCGAAGCGTCGTCGTTTTGGGTTCGGGGCCGAAGCCGACCGTATGGGTCCAGTCGTCGAGATCGTCGAAGGTCGGCGGGAGGTGCCCCGACCACAACAGCACGCCCCAAGAGAGGCCCAGCGGCCGGGTCCACGGTCGAGCCGGGGCGCCCGTCCCGCGCCGACGTGGGCCAGGATCGTTGTCCTCGCGGGACGCCGGACTACTCCCGTCAGCGCCTCCGTTTCGGGTCGTCGTCCACGTGTCTGGGCGAGATCCGTGGATCCCGCCCGTCCGTCGCCGACTGGCCGACTGGACGGACGCCGAACGGGCGGCGTTCGTCGAGCGAACCGGATCGTCGATTCGGGGCGGGCGACCGACGCGGAGGGACCGTCGCCGTGACGCCGGAGGTCGTCACGATCGGCGCCGCGACGGTCGACCGGCAGTACCTCGTCTCGAACCACCCGGAACCCGACGGCGGCGCGTTCGCGAACGACGTCGAGGAGTCGTTCGGCGGCGTCGCCGCGAACGTAGCGACGGCGTGTGCGCGGTTCGGTCGCGAGGCGGGACTCGTCGCCAGACTCGGGGAGGACGACGTGGCGGACCGCGTTCTCGAGGAACTCCGCCGCTCCGCGCTGGACGTCTCCCGCGTGCGGCGAGAACCTGGGACGAGCACGCACTGCGTGATTCTCCGTGACGGGGACGGGAGACGGAGCATCGTGACGGCCGGCGACAGCACGAAACGGCTCCGGCTGGACGACGCCGACCTGGCGTACCTGGCGGACGCCGACGCCATGTTCGTCACCGCCTACGCGCCGGATCCCGTCCACGAGGCGCTGCTCTCCCGTGCGCGGGAGGACGCGTTTCCGCCCGTCGCGTTCGATCTCTCGGGGCGACCCGCAGAACTCGAGGGGCGCGGCGCCCGCGTCGCGACCGTCGACGCCTGGGTCGAGGCGGCGTCGCTGTTCGTCGTCGGCGAGGTCGCGGCGGAGGCCTACCTGGGCTGTTCCGGCCGCGAGGCGGCCGAGCGGCTACGCGAGCGCGGAGCCGACGGGGTCGCGTCCACCGTCGGCGACGACGGTGCGACGCTGCTCGGCCCGGAGGCCGACCTCGACGTCCCGGCCCTCGACGTCGACGTGGTCGACGAGACGGGCGCGGGGGACGCGTTCGTCGCGGGGCTGATCGACGCCTGGGTGCTCGGGGACGCGTCCGCCGCCGACGCGGGCCGGTTCGCCGCCGCGGCGGCGGGCCTCAACTGCGAGTCCGCGGGCGCTCGTGGGGGTCTCCCGACGCGCGAGGAGGTCGAGGCGGCTCTCGCCGCCCGGTAGCTCCGATCCGCGTCGCCCTCCGACGGTTTTCGACCGTACGCTGGAGTCCGGCCGTTCCCGCGGAGGGCCTACCGATCGGCAGCCTCGACCAGTTCGCGGACGCGGCGTTCGGACACCGGGTTCGCCACCTCGCCGTCCTCCTTCAGCGCCGTGCCGACGACGACGCCGTCCGCGACGGAGAGGACGTCCCCGACCGTTCCCGCGGTGACGCCGCTTCCGACGAGAATCGGCACGTCCAGCCCGAACTCCTCGCGCGTCTCGACCGCGGCTTCCAGCTCCGACAGGTCCACGCCGTGGCCGGTCCCGGCGCCCGAGACGACCGTCGCGTCGGCGAGGCCGCGTTCGACGGCGTCGGCCATCGACGCGGCCGAACCGTCGCCCGACGCGAGCGGCGCGGAGT
Protein-coding regions in this window:
- a CDS encoding glycosyltransferase family 2 protein, with translation MTSRNPLLRPPAHVAATGGVWTLLVVVEWLLVSPATAVDYAYYALASIAFLPFALLLTNFAYHFAYPGETLPREPIGGERPRVAVLYTTRNDVVPLCVERTAEAVEHPVDLWILSDSDVPEAVATERRFDGWRRYTRGVARGGKSGIINDWLADHGGGYEYFVTLDADTMLAPGNVTRLVEHAEHAGNDDVGIFQLLKEVHPDLATTPFARIVGRGVKWSTRISPPVMKLVYGRNTYWGSAGLIRTEAVRDAGGYDEHLICEDFVLTVKFDRAGWRAVVVDDRSYEGFPLDLHALRARTVRWVRANRQMLPLLAGRGVSVGTRLNCLTPVMFYGVTPVLLSLVLLASVESRVATAAAPSVAFAAGVFAFVFLHRSVAAGREVGDFLATATLETLVVLGMSIRVTVALLFGATVWKPSRKTSREFSWSESVAETLPELGVGLLLAAAVLRNGDDPSVGLLVGLWAASFLSTPFILRYTSASIDGPTPEKRPHDPDAGLHDD
- a CDS encoding tyrosine-type recombinase/integrase, encoding MSSAETADPEDPIGYFLQDMELHGKSRRTRREYGRLLERFESFLAAGTAPSGEVGPAGASHRDCMAFVHDLRQDPDLADSTVATYAAYLHRFYAYMTQVGAFEANPMALVMEELDERIDTDPTRREIPVARMRTFVSGIRHPLERALVVALLKTGMRVGELCNLDLRDLALSRELPGYDVGSRAQLDGRPDSLYVAAEPSVGESYNGETRSASNKRKRGTVVPVDDELERTLLRWLAVRPDAVSPAEPLFVGTASGWGERLTPEQVQRIVRRHATEMGWYEPGAGAAENVTPHYFRHFFTTHLRERTGDRGVVKYLRGDVADDIVDTYTHNWGDNVRETYERHVYSLYGPA
- a CDS encoding carbohydrate kinase family protein; the encoded protein is MTPEVVTIGAATVDRQYLVSNHPEPDGGAFANDVEESFGGVAANVATACARFGREAGLVARLGEDDVADRVLEELRRSALDVSRVRREPGTSTHCVILRDGDGRRSIVTAGDSTKRLRLDDADLAYLADADAMFVTAYAPDPVHEALLSRAREDAFPPVAFDLSGRPAELEGRGARVATVDAWVEAASLFVVGEVAAEAYLGCSGREAAERLRERGADGVASTVGDDGATLLGPEADLDVPALDVDVVDETGAGDAFVAGLIDAWVLGDASAADAGRFAAAAAGLNCESAGARGGLPTREEVEAALAAR
- a CDS encoding DUF5805 domain-containing protein; protein product: MIGHGTVELIREAYQRCIVSELDTERTEVRVKLPRYQKEAWIEDAEEVGMSQAEFVRTMVQAGRNELGLEGSGGAGEDASEEPPSEGVDPRGGGLEDRVLEVLRREGAMDWDELLEFVAGDVEDRLDEALGEVQEGGLVIYSGRDGGYVLTDE